From Acipenser ruthenus chromosome 2, fAciRut3.2 maternal haplotype, whole genome shotgun sequence, a single genomic window includes:
- the LOC117403926 gene encoding C-X-C motif chemokine 10-like, whose product MNSTATLVFISFVLCVAVEGTSLYGKGRCFCLRDGDDFVRRRNIEKLEVIPKSPMCQRLEIIVTLKGTAEQRCLNPQSKFVQNLINTLRKRSSK is encoded by the exons ATGAACTCCACTGCAACCCTCGTCTTTATTTCTTTTGTGTTGTGTGTCGCTGTGGAAG GTACTTCTCTGTATGGAAAGGGACGATGCTTTTGCCTTAGGGATGGGGATGACTTTGTGCGTCGAAGAAACATTGAGAAGTTAGAAGTGATACCAAAAAGCCCAATGTGTCAAAGGCTAGAGATTAT TGTGACATTGAAGGGTACAGCAGAACAGAGATGCCTCAATCCCCAATCTAAGTTTGTGCAGAATCTGATCAACACATTAAGGAAAag GTCTTCAAAGTAA
- the LOC117403923 gene encoding C-X-C motif chemokine 11-1-like, whose product MNSTAILCLAVLFCAAIEGSPMPGKGRCHCLGDGVNFIQPRLIEKLDVIPASMTCGNLEIIVTLKNSGELRCLNPKSKFSQNFIKNAKKMPQQ is encoded by the exons ATGAACTCAACAGCCATCCTGTGTCTTGCTGTCTTGTTCTGTGCAGCTATTGAAG GCTCACCAATGCCTGGCAAGGGTCGCTGTCATTGCCTTGGAGATGGTGTCAACTTTATTCAACCAAGACTCATTGAGAAGTTAGATGTGATTCCTGCATCAATGACGTGTGGCAACTTGGAGATTAT tgTTACACTGAAGAACAGTGGAGAGCTGAGATGCCTGAATCCCAAATCCAAGTTTTCACAGAATTTCATTAAGAACgcaaagaaaat GCCCCAGCAGTAG